A single genomic interval of Helianthus annuus cultivar XRQ/B chromosome 13, HanXRQr2.0-SUNRISE, whole genome shotgun sequence harbors:
- the LOC110898772 gene encoding F-box/FBD/LRR-repeat protein At1g13570 — MDRISKLPVGVIETILCLLPIQEAARTSILSKEWRYHWIKIPKLEFIEDQFQEWTRGPKPSAIELHLNKPSKRKDMAKRCRFFYAIYQVLLMHEGPIHEFTLSMKVDTSCVEIDHIILHLSKKNTLKILKLDFEAGGDEGHRLPISLFSLHQLTSLYLHGCALYQQRSFNEFGFLTTLYLSSVWTHMKTLHRLLSSCPLLKRLTLGHGMTILYDVEGSTIVDLFECVPVIECLYVTVFGLEDFLSKRLPKKLPTSLVHLKYLCVDTLCFTHIYGLPFLTLLIRSSPNLEKLKLKLVMWEEMYVEDDLGSFTLDDYSDITFEHLKEFEIQGFTDSENELDFVRLVLAKSPVLNKMMVYPHYFFDKNDDLSSFTLDDYSELLFRSPCASPVVEIIVGRRYKSD, encoded by the exons ATGGATAGAATCAGCAAGCTTCCTGTAGGCGTAATAGAAACCATCTTATGTCTGCTACCGATTcaagaggcagcaaggacaagCATCCTCTCTAAGGAATGGAGGTACCATTGGATCAAAATCCCTAAACTTGAGTTTATTGAGGATCAGTTTCAAGAATGGACTCGCGGGCCTAAGCCGTCTGCTATCGAGCTACATCTTAACAAACCAAGTAAAAGGAAAGATATGGCCAAGAGGTGTAGGTTTTTCTACGCGATATACCAAGTTCTGCTTATGCACGAGGGTCCAATACACGAGTTCACTCTTTCTATGAAAGTAGATACCTCGTGTGTTGAGATTGACCATATCATACTTCATTTGTCCAAGAAAAATACTCTCAAGATATTAAAACTTGATTTTGAGGCGGGAGGTGACGAGGGGCATAGGTTACCCATTTCTCTCTTCTCGTTACACCAATTAACAAGTTTGTATCTCCATGGTTGTGCTCTTTACCAACAACGTTCATTCAATGAATTTGGTTTCCTTACAACCTTATATTTGAGTAGTGTATGGACGCATATGAAAACGCTTCACCGACTTTTATCCAGCTGTCCCTTACTTAAGAGATTGACTCTT GGTCATGGGATGACAATTCTCTATGATGTTGAAGGTTCCACGATTGTTGATCTATTCGAGTGTGTACCAGTGATTGAATGCCTTTATGTTACGGTATTCGGCTTGGAG GATTTTCTTTCAAAGAGACTTCCGAAAAAGCTCCCGACATCATTAGTCCACTTGAAATATTTGTGTGTGGATACTCTTTGCTTTACTCACATATATGGGTTACCTTTTCTTACTCTTCTGATTAGAAGCTCCCCAAATCTGGAGAAACTGAAACTTAAACTAGTG ATGTGGGAAGAAATGTACGTTGAAGATGATTTGGGCTCTTTTACACTTGATGATTATTCAGATATCACGTTCGAGCATTTGAAAGAATTTGAGATTCAAGGTTTCACTGACTCGGAGAATGAGTTGGATTTTGTGAGGCTTGTATTAGCCAAGTCACCTGTACTAAATAAGATGATGGTGTACCCACATTATTTTTTTGATAAAAATGATGACTTGAGCTCTTTTACACTTGATGATTATTCAGAACTCCTTTTTCGCT